One Tolypothrix bouteillei VB521301 DNA window includes the following coding sequences:
- a CDS encoding four helix bundle protein, translated as MNDGNIKTWDIRERTLEYALRAIKLFQYIQGQKDEAGNIIGKQYLRSATSIGANIQEAQSGESKPDFIHKLTIAQKEARESLYWLRLLAKSNIVTSDRLNLLMQENEEIIAIITAIIVKTKKHKI; from the coding sequence ATGAATGATGGGAATATAAAAACATGGGATATTCGAGAGCGAACTCTTGAGTATGCTTTAAGAGCCATCAAATTATTTCAGTATATCCAAGGACAAAAAGATGAAGCAGGTAATATAATAGGAAAACAATACTTAAGATCGGCAACTTCCATTGGAGCCAATATACAAGAAGCTCAATCCGGTGAAAGCAAACCTGATTTTATTCACAAGTTAACCATTGCCCAAAAAGAAGCTAGAGAAAGTTTATATTGGCTTCGGTTACTAGCTAAATCGAATATTGTTACTAGCGATCGCCTAAACCTTCTTATGCAAGAGAACGAGGAAATTATTGCAATAATTACAGCAATTATTGTCAAAACCAAAAAACACAAAATTTAG
- the cas10 gene encoding type III-B CRISPR-associated protein Cas10/Cmr2 gives MSEAYWQAKIWGLLHDPVLKALHNNGSGRGENSFWQQLPVMQNWVDNGWNPESSGGTVMKHIHQADWISSASDRGAIGSIIQSVSYNDRGLEIAHLLSGAKLDFKIPQHSEVLKNRREYLQKQEQNLLDKIPTEAKKKENYKQLHWWLWRCLPEAVCQEFQDKSLILMPAETRFPDSSIWSHASITAALSGALAGYDLTTEQLKRWSSQNTLSHPYLASFTFTPVQELIKASRKMRDFWAGSWILHYLCAKVSWQLALQYGPDTLLYPSLFQQPLIDHWLLQKYPDFKDWIDKPCDRKLLTAGFPNVIVLILPKDKVKAAMQTAEQTVKQAWQEISKLVFEELQDNRHWMPNLQADSKTWEGWLQSQWQFYWAAMPIGKDEKGLQLKNTICFEEEKETLFQQWIDTQNQAYNLQDEQTLFKPKEREFLLEAAKLRFDTQHRKFSINVGSWWASIFDQTRYTLTSVKNARNWQLPTAFGPRSTVSGIGPVVHPQQDWVSEGDTKKCWQRQAGLFDGREQLNATETVKRCLEKILPELLTLEDTEQIEASYPDLTAGVAGYLKVMEETERLDHWKHFNQACQTIMHEFEWTQEVIEGMRSKWGIPWIDNRRTLPKKNHPRLLNAGWLVEDGEAPNIEELKQDYRCSIQKVIDRFYPNNNPASWYVLAAGDGDGMSQWLKGIPLKDYLDYIPQDLKNQIQKMEEGDKERNQSIAQRFKEFLTTQKRIGPSTHNALSRALLDFSNELVPYLTEQRYAGRLIYGGGDDVLAYTNLWEWDRWLWDIRQCFQGKEDPRGEFQSRGDYWQLPATHSANSIAKRPLFTMGERATISFGIAIAHHSVPLAITLENMWEAEKEAKDHISPDGKAKDAVQVRVLYGNGNILKATAKFLVFHKWQELLNLVDIDAAIFEQAANLWSQHPAPVKEAVAPWTHAFCDRRELLQGDGDLKEKFQKALFEFLEVCFIEPQRRKEGDTEVELWLKLAAFTVRQRIIEL, from the coding sequence GTGTCAGAAGCATACTGGCAAGCTAAAATCTGGGGATTACTCCATGACCCCGTGCTAAAAGCACTACATAACAATGGATCGGGACGAGGTGAAAATAGCTTCTGGCAACAATTGCCAGTGATGCAAAATTGGGTTGACAACGGCTGGAACCCTGAATCTTCAGGAGGTACAGTCATGAAACACATTCACCAAGCAGACTGGATTTCTTCAGCTAGCGATCGCGGTGCCATCGGCAGTATCATTCAAAGTGTCAGCTACAATGACAGGGGCTTGGAAATTGCCCACCTACTTTCGGGAGCCAAACTAGACTTCAAAATTCCACAGCACTCGGAAGTCCTCAAAAACCGACGCGAATATCTCCAAAAACAAGAACAAAACTTGTTGGATAAAATTCCCACCGAAGCAAAGAAAAAGGAAAATTACAAACAGCTCCACTGGTGGCTGTGGCGTTGTTTGCCAGAAGCTGTTTGCCAAGAATTTCAGGATAAATCTCTCATCCTAATGCCTGCGGAAACCCGCTTTCCAGACAGTTCCATTTGGAGTCACGCCAGTATAACAGCCGCCCTTTCAGGTGCATTAGCCGGATACGATCTGACAACAGAACAACTCAAACGTTGGTCTTCACAAAATACCCTATCCCATCCCTACTTAGCAAGCTTTACCTTCACGCCAGTCCAAGAACTGATAAAAGCCAGTCGCAAAATGCGCGATTTCTGGGCGGGTTCTTGGATACTGCACTACCTTTGTGCCAAAGTCTCCTGGCAACTGGCTTTACAATACGGTCCCGATACCTTGTTATATCCCAGTCTGTTCCAACAACCACTCATAGATCACTGGTTGTTACAAAAATACCCAGATTTTAAAGACTGGATCGATAAACCATGCGATCGCAAGCTCCTAACAGCAGGATTTCCCAACGTTATAGTCCTCATTCTGCCAAAAGACAAAGTTAAAGCAGCCATGCAAACGGCAGAACAGACAGTCAAGCAAGCATGGCAAGAAATTAGCAAGTTAGTTTTTGAAGAATTACAAGACAACCGTCATTGGATGCCAAACTTACAAGCCGATAGCAAAACATGGGAAGGCTGGCTGCAATCCCAATGGCAGTTTTACTGGGCTGCAATGCCTATTGGTAAAGACGAAAAAGGCTTACAGCTAAAAAATACCATTTGTTTTGAAGAAGAAAAAGAAACCTTATTCCAACAATGGATAGATACCCAAAACCAAGCCTATAACTTACAAGACGAACAAACACTCTTTAAACCAAAAGAACGAGAATTTCTTCTAGAAGCTGCCAAACTCCGTTTTGACACTCAACACAGAAAATTTAGCATCAATGTTGGTTCTTGGTGGGCTAGCATTTTCGATCAAACCAGATACACTTTAACATCAGTCAAAAATGCCCGAAACTGGCAACTTCCAACAGCCTTTGGTCCTCGTTCCACCGTATCCGGTATTGGTCCCGTTGTTCATCCCCAACAAGACTGGGTGAGTGAAGGAGACACCAAAAAATGCTGGCAAAGACAAGCAGGCTTGTTTGATGGTAGAGAACAACTCAATGCTACCGAAACCGTCAAGCGCTGTTTGGAGAAAATTCTGCCAGAATTATTAACTTTAGAAGATACCGAACAAATAGAAGCCTCTTACCCAGATTTGACAGCCGGAGTTGCAGGCTATCTCAAAGTCATGGAAGAGACAGAAAGACTAGACCATTGGAAACACTTCAACCAAGCTTGTCAAACCATCATGCATGAGTTCGAGTGGACTCAAGAAGTCATAGAAGGTATGAGAAGCAAATGGGGAATTCCTTGGATAGATAATCGCCGCACCTTACCTAAGAAAAATCATCCCCGTCTGCTGAATGCAGGCTGGTTGGTAGAGGATGGCGAAGCACCAAACATTGAAGAACTCAAACAAGATTACCGTTGTAGCATTCAAAAAGTCATAGATAGGTTCTATCCCAACAACAACCCTGCAAGTTGGTACGTGCTAGCAGCTGGGGACGGTGACGGAATGAGTCAATGGCTTAAAGGAATACCACTCAAAGATTACCTTGATTACATCCCCCAAGATTTAAAGAATCAAATTCAGAAAATGGAAGAGGGTGACAAGGAGAGAAACCAATCAATAGCCCAGCGCTTTAAAGAGTTTCTCACAACTCAGAAACGCATCGGACCTTCCACTCACAACGCTCTCAGCCGTGCTTTGTTGGACTTCTCCAATGAACTTGTTCCTTACCTGACCGAACAACGCTATGCGGGACGCCTGATATATGGCGGTGGTGATGATGTCTTAGCCTACACCAATCTTTGGGAATGGGATAGATGGCTTTGGGATATCCGCCAATGTTTCCAAGGAAAAGAAGATCCAAGAGGTGAGTTTCAAAGCCGGGGTGATTACTGGCAATTACCAGCAACTCATTCCGCCAATTCTATTGCCAAACGACCTTTATTTACAATGGGGGAACGAGCAACAATTAGCTTTGGGATTGCGATCGCGCATCATTCCGTACCCCTTGCTATTACGTTAGAGAATATGTGGGAAGCAGAAAAGGAAGCAAAAGACCATATATCTCCTGATGGTAAAGCAAAAGATGCCGTCCAAGTACGGGTTTTGTACGGTAATGGAAATATTCTCAAAGCAACTGCTAAGTTTTTAGTATTTCATAAATGGCAAGAATTACTGAATCTAGTTGATATAGATGCTGCCATTTTTGAACAAGCTGCTAATTTGTGGAGCCAACATCCCGCACCCGTAAAAGAAGCTGTTGCACCTTGGACACACGCCTTTTGCGATCGTCGGGAACTTTTACAAGGGGATGGGGATTTGAAAGAGAAGTTTCAAAAAGCTTTGTTTGAGTTTTTGGAAGTTTGCTTTATTGAACCACAGAGACGCAAAGAGGGGGATACAGAGGTAGAGCTTTGGTTAAAGCTTGCAGCTTTTACTGTCCGACAAAGAATTATAGAATTATGA
- a CDS encoding type III-B CRISPR module-associated Cmr3 family protein, with translation MMYWYTVTALDVLLFRDAKPFTPGERAWAGSVFPPHGHTIAGALSALINRKGSKFRLAGPFFCFGGETLYFPRPLGFVGTTPLIPIDWDKGSHLHQAMTDPYQPRPLVKPSWRQHGESISDKYRQYLPFEVVEEYLKTGEIQPIHWQVKYSGENKPWTVETRSHNAIAEGTKQVKDADGYFVENAIRLLPGWSLAIGIDREIDTPTTLRLGGEGHRAILLRCPNLDEQWNALQDLSDRNFQTDGKSLAYLVTPGVFERKDSNNGREVCLCQPSPWEWRLAHTANRNQTPGELVSFATDRPIPIGCRFRDKDESSQSIPAPQVFAAPPGTLYYLNQPQSLFQDNPNTKVHSWRQLGYSELLWIAYKHN, from the coding sequence ATGATGTATTGGTATACGGTAACGGCTTTAGATGTTTTGCTGTTTCGAGATGCAAAACCTTTTACTCCTGGGGAACGGGCTTGGGCTGGTAGTGTATTTCCTCCTCACGGTCATACTATTGCTGGGGCGTTAAGTGCTTTAATCAACCGGAAGGGGAGTAAATTTAGACTTGCGGGACCGTTCTTTTGCTTTGGTGGAGAGACTTTGTATTTTCCCCGTCCGTTGGGATTTGTAGGGACAACTCCATTAATTCCCATAGACTGGGATAAAGGTTCGCACTTGCATCAAGCAATGACCGATCCCTATCAACCCCGTCCGTTAGTTAAACCATCTTGGCGTCAGCACGGCGAAAGTATTTCCGATAAGTACCGTCAATATTTACCTTTTGAGGTTGTTGAGGAGTACCTGAAGACAGGGGAAATTCAACCGATACATTGGCAAGTCAAATATTCCGGAGAAAACAAACCCTGGACAGTGGAAACTCGTTCTCATAACGCCATTGCAGAAGGGACAAAACAAGTCAAAGACGCAGACGGTTATTTTGTAGAGAATGCCATTCGCTTGCTTCCCGGTTGGAGTTTAGCCATTGGTATAGATCGAGAAATAGACACTCCCACAACACTGCGTTTGGGTGGAGAGGGACATCGAGCCATTTTACTCCGGTGTCCGAACTTAGACGAACAGTGGAATGCGTTGCAAGATTTATCTGACCGGAATTTCCAAACGGATGGTAAATCCCTTGCTTACTTGGTGACACCCGGAGTCTTTGAACGTAAAGACAGCAATAACGGTCGAGAGGTTTGTCTGTGTCAACCTTCGCCTTGGGAGTGGAGATTAGCCCATACAGCCAATCGCAACCAAACCCCAGGGGAGTTAGTCAGTTTTGCAACAGACAGACCGATACCGATCGGTTGTCGGTTTCGTGACAAAGACGAATCCAGTCAAAGCATTCCCGCACCGCAAGTGTTTGCTGCACCCCCCGGTACTTTATATTACCTGAATCAACCTCAATCATTGTTTCAAGATAACCCCAATACTAAAGTCCACTCCTGGAGACAGCTTGGTTATTCAGAATTACTGTGGATTGCGTACAAACATAACTAA
- a CDS encoding alpha/beta fold hydrolase, protein MQIYSVAPLSQTLKPVLNFAFMNIMSLKGYINSSGFQLQYIVEGNGTPAIVIGSSLYYSRTFSSNLRNSLKLVFVDHRGFAPPYDCKDTTQFQLDRLVDDIELVRQELGLDNIIIIGHSGHAFMALEYAKKYPANVSGVVLICGAPSYSHEAHKASERYLNDSVCPERKAVLAKNLARLPQEIEAAPEKAFITFCLLMGPKSWFDYNYDATKLWEGIEVNMAVFDYVWGEVFRDIDITQNLDKLQAPVLLALGRYDYLVPPPYLWEPIRDKFRNLTIRIFEKSSHAPQLEEPELFDRELLDWLFK, encoded by the coding sequence ATGCAGATCTATTCAGTTGCTCCTTTGAGTCAAACACTCAAGCCAGTCTTGAATTTTGCTTTTATGAATATTATGTCTTTGAAAGGGTATATAAATTCAAGCGGTTTTCAACTCCAGTATATTGTTGAGGGTAATGGGACTCCTGCGATCGTCATTGGCAGTTCCCTGTATTACTCTCGAACCTTTTCGAGCAATCTTCGTAACAGTCTAAAGTTAGTCTTTGTCGATCATCGAGGTTTCGCACCGCCCTACGATTGTAAAGACACCACTCAGTTTCAACTGGACAGACTTGTTGATGACATTGAGCTTGTCAGACAAGAATTAGGCTTGGATAATATTATCATTATTGGTCATTCAGGGCATGCATTTATGGCTCTTGAGTATGCCAAGAAATATCCTGCTAATGTGTCTGGTGTTGTCCTGATATGTGGAGCACCGAGTTACTCCCATGAAGCCCATAAGGCTTCAGAACGATATCTGAATGACTCGGTTTGTCCCGAACGCAAAGCAGTTCTTGCTAAAAACCTGGCTAGATTACCTCAAGAAATAGAAGCTGCACCTGAGAAAGCCTTTATTACCTTTTGCCTTCTCATGGGACCTAAAAGTTGGTTTGATTACAACTACGACGCGACGAAACTTTGGGAAGGTATAGAGGTTAATATGGCTGTGTTTGATTATGTTTGGGGCGAGGTTTTTCGGGACATAGATATTACTCAGAACTTAGACAAGTTGCAAGCACCCGTGCTTCTTGCACTTGGGCGTTATGATTACCTTGTTCCACCACCGTATTTGTGGGAACCCATAAGAGATAAATTCCGCAATTTGACTATCCGCATATTTGAAAAGAGCAGTCATGCGCCTCAGCTTGAAGAACCAGAACTCTTCGATCGCGAGTTACTTGATTGGCTTTTTAAATGA
- a CDS encoding peptidoglycan-binding domain-containing protein — translation MEPEVQASAVRELPSVKRGDTGSSVRLLQNILISLGYLGRDLNTGNFLQQTEDAVRNFQADNSLRVDGIVGPRTWDVLGGLLWD, via the coding sequence ATGGAACCCGAAGTACAAGCATCTGCGGTTAGAGAACTACCTTCTGTAAAACGTGGCGACACCGGTTCATCTGTAAGATTGCTACAGAATATCCTCATTTCTTTAGGCTATCTTGGTAGAGATCTCAATACTGGAAATTTCTTACAGCAAACAGAGGACGCTGTAAGAAACTTTCAAGCAGATAATAGTTTGCGCGTAGATGGTATCGTTGGTCCCAGAACTTGGGACGTTTTGGGTGGTCTACTTTGGGATTAA
- the cmr4 gene encoding type III-B CRISPR module RAMP protein Cmr4, translated as MTDFRIGYMYSLAPIHCGGEGDLGNILEIAREVHTNFPYIPGSSLRGTLREEVTLLNGSAANVLFGKELDQQGQMGVHQVWFGDARLLWVPMRTMSMNGGRDVFCWVSCHSLIRDHALVARQETVLFSNEPVGTIPGNYVVADARIQVGRLSDKQKEVLSLAGTWSDSLRNAVQPTWEQNRIVLPDADFQVLMEHSLWTQIRNKIQDETDGVNQAGSAEVFWTDVCIPRDTILYFPWGYSLLKDKTVTSDQHNLLIGVLQGLLQIGGQANVGRGWVQGWTGNTAVPSQLNIAVKV; from the coding sequence ATGACAGATTTTCGGATTGGGTATATGTACAGTCTTGCTCCAATTCACTGTGGTGGAGAAGGAGATTTAGGTAATATTTTAGAAATTGCCAGAGAAGTACACACAAATTTTCCCTATATTCCTGGTTCTTCTTTAAGGGGAACTCTTAGGGAAGAAGTTACACTCTTAAATGGGAGTGCTGCAAACGTTTTATTTGGTAAAGAATTAGACCAACAGGGTCAAATGGGTGTACATCAGGTATGGTTTGGTGATGCACGCTTATTGTGGGTTCCGATGCGAACCATGTCAATGAATGGAGGTCGAGATGTCTTTTGTTGGGTCAGCTGTCACTCTCTGATTCGAGATCATGCACTTGTTGCACGCCAAGAAACTGTATTATTTTCTAACGAGCCTGTTGGAACTATACCGGGAAATTACGTAGTAGCTGATGCTCGGATTCAGGTAGGTCGTTTGTCTGACAAGCAAAAAGAAGTACTATCTTTAGCAGGAACGTGGTCAGATTCTTTGAGAAATGCTGTTCAACCTACTTGGGAACAAAACCGTATTGTCTTACCTGATGCTGATTTTCAAGTTTTAATGGAACACTCTCTCTGGACACAAATTCGCAATAAAATACAAGACGAAACAGATGGAGTTAATCAAGCGGGTTCAGCCGAGGTTTTTTGGACAGATGTTTGCATTCCCAGAGATACTATTCTTTATTTCCCTTGGGGTTACAGTTTGCTGAAAGATAAAACTGTTACATCAGATCAACATAATTTGCTGATAGGTGTTTTGCAAGGATTACTTCAGATTGGAGGTCAAGCAAATGTGGGACGTGGATGGGTTCAGGGGTGGACTGGTAACACCGCAGTCCCTTCCCAGTTAAACATTGCCGTAAAAGTATAA
- the cas2 gene encoding CRISPR-associated endonuclease Cas2, translating into MLYVVAYDIPCDKRRKKVSDLLEGYGKRVQYSVFECQLPPSKYKELCQRLKKKVKLAEDSVRFYPLSQHTWGQVETWGVGPPVTELPGSIIV; encoded by the coding sequence ATGTTATACGTGGTAGCTTATGATATTCCTTGCGACAAACGGCGCAAAAAGGTATCAGATTTGTTAGAAGGATATGGCAAGCGCGTACAGTACTCAGTTTTTGAGTGCCAATTACCCCCAAGTAAGTACAAAGAACTTTGTCAAAGGCTGAAGAAGAAGGTAAAACTTGCAGAAGACAGCGTGCGATTTTATCCTTTGTCCCAGCACACTTGGGGACAAGTCGAGACTTGGGGCGTTGGTCCTCCCGTAACAGAGCTACCTGGTTCGATAATTGTCTAA
- the hetI gene encoding 4'-phosphopantetheinyl transferase HetI, protein MSVDNSSWLTAPTNLTLLQDEVHVWRINLDQSDAQLQQLAATLSSDEVCRAKRFYKEQHRQRFIAGRGILRTILSRYLEIEPQLLQFAYEPSGKPVLDDSFADRKLWFNLTHSQGLALCAVSCDRKVGIDLEYVRPISDVLSLANRFFAPGEYAVLSSLSPHQMQEVFFRYWTCKEAYLKATGVGIAQLEQIEVLLTPGQPAKLKTEQQWSLLEIVPDSNSVAAIAVEGSGIRLTRWQY, encoded by the coding sequence ATGAGCGTTGATAATTCTTCGTGGCTGACTGCACCGACAAACTTAACCCTACTACAGGATGAAGTTCATGTCTGGCGAATTAACCTTGACCAATCAGATGCACAACTGCAACAATTGGCAGCGACTCTCTCTAGTGATGAAGTTTGTCGGGCTAAGCGGTTTTATAAAGAACAGCATCGGCAGCGTTTTATTGCCGGTCGGGGAATTTTACGTACTATTTTAAGTCGTTATTTGGAAATAGAACCGCAACTTTTACAGTTCGCTTACGAACCCTCTGGCAAACCTGTTTTAGATGATTCCTTTGCCGATCGCAAGCTGTGGTTTAATCTCACCCACTCTCAAGGGTTAGCTCTGTGTGCAGTGAGTTGCGATCGCAAAGTCGGTATAGATTTAGAATACGTTCGCCCAATTTCCGATGTTCTCAGTCTTGCCAATCGATTCTTTGCTCCTGGGGAGTATGCAGTGTTAAGTTCGCTGTCACCCCACCAAATGCAAGAAGTATTTTTCCGTTACTGGACTTGTAAAGAAGCATATTTAAAAGCAACTGGCGTGGGAATAGCACAATTAGAGCAAATCGAGGTTTTGCTGACACCGGGACAACCTGCTAAGCTCAAGACAGAGCAACAGTGGAGTCTACTAGAGATTGTACCTGATAGTAATTCTGTGGCGGCGATCGCTGTGGAAGGTTCTGGGATTCGTCTCACCCGTTGGCAGTATTGA
- the csx18 gene encoding CRISPR-associated protein Csx18 has translation MSCSAAYYTPRISKDDKRSPIFMYVSPRVSTIRNTLVSVFTGGITLIILLIAPLGLAAVIINTLLLTLTTFAVSSVADRVIAWLEPQRRVEVLSSDSRRENTSRRRQSSLSRWWRG, from the coding sequence ATGTCATGCAGCGCTGCATATTATACACCTAGAATTTCAAAAGACGACAAGCGATCGCCAATCTTTATGTACGTTTCTCCGCGTGTTTCTACCATACGCAACACTTTAGTGTCTGTTTTTACGGGCGGTATTACTCTTATTATCTTGCTGATTGCCCCCTTGGGATTAGCTGCGGTAATTATTAATACACTATTGCTTACTTTAACGACTTTCGCAGTATCTAGCGTCGCTGACAGAGTTATTGCTTGGTTGGAACCACAACGGCGTGTTGAAGTGCTTTCTTCCGATTCAAGACGAGAAAATACCAGTCGTCGGCGTCAATCATCTTTAAGTAGGTGGTGGAGAGGTTAA
- a CDS encoding helix-turn-helix transcriptional regulator: MRKKDTSHPYSDRLSFERLMLLIATLLKHPGIGCPDVMELPKDKHHNALTQVQLGLRKLADVFGIQLPANYPSTPTLRKDLETLREYGILDRRMYRWGYYLGTGVMSQEELKVAVNAIASQAKYQGDSQVRRIHETLSKRLRGLDLQLNGEFFYPIRQYLNRAIVHTDPEEMAEKGNNQDTLFHKLPILEQAIIQGLNIEISRSSDLYGTGRVGPIQVVPLQLIYHDIAWYLLYEYCHDGHLAIGRMNRFKNYCKVFNGSSRGTEAQRCSLAKAYELLENGWGLNLGEPNDQQLELQGKLEFVTVKVRFFHPLAAFILEGELRHPNQEIISGPVDEMTGKINFVDYTIALPPRSLNEFLFWVYRYMDKAQVISPSSLVKKHQEAASNLVARF, translated from the coding sequence ATGCGTAAAAAAGATACCTCTCACCCCTACAGCGATCGCTTAAGTTTTGAGCGACTGATGTTGCTGATTGCAACTTTACTGAAACATCCGGGAATTGGCTGTCCGGATGTCATGGAATTACCCAAAGACAAACATCACAATGCTCTAACACAAGTGCAACTAGGGCTGCGAAAACTAGCAGATGTTTTTGGAATCCAATTACCAGCCAATTATCCTTCTACACCAACATTGCGAAAAGACTTAGAAACCCTTCGAGAATACGGCATTCTAGATCGAAGGATGTATCGGTGGGGATACTATTTAGGTACGGGCGTCATGTCCCAAGAGGAACTGAAAGTTGCAGTGAATGCCATAGCGTCCCAAGCCAAATATCAAGGAGATTCCCAAGTCAGACGCATTCACGAGACTTTAAGCAAAAGGTTGCGAGGGTTAGATTTGCAACTCAACGGAGAATTTTTTTATCCCATCAGACAATATCTCAATCGTGCCATAGTCCATACCGATCCTGAAGAAATGGCAGAGAAAGGAAACAATCAAGACACCCTGTTCCACAAATTACCCATTTTGGAACAAGCCATTATCCAAGGATTGAATATTGAAATATCCCGAAGTAGCGACCTTTACGGTACCGGTCGAGTCGGACCAATACAAGTTGTTCCATTACAATTAATTTACCACGATATTGCTTGGTATTTACTGTACGAATACTGCCATGACGGACATTTAGCAATTGGGAGAATGAACCGATTCAAGAACTACTGTAAAGTTTTCAATGGATCGAGTAGGGGTACAGAAGCACAAAGATGCAGCCTAGCAAAAGCATATGAACTGCTAGAAAATGGTTGGGGACTCAATTTAGGAGAACCAAACGACCAACAGTTAGAATTGCAAGGTAAGCTAGAGTTTGTCACTGTCAAAGTACGTTTTTTTCATCCACTAGCTGCTTTCATCTTAGAAGGAGAACTCCGCCATCCCAATCAAGAAATTATCTCCGGTCCCGTAGATGAAATGACAGGTAAAATTAATTTTGTAGATTATACTATAGCGCTACCACCACGCTCTTTAAATGAGTTTTTGTTTTGGGTTTATCGTTATATGGATAAAGCTCAAGTCATTTCTCCTTCTTCTCTTGTGAAGAAACACCAGGAAGCCGCCAGCAATCTAGTAGCAAGATTTTAA
- the cas1 gene encoding CRISPR-associated endonuclease Cas1: protein MRTLYVSQQNCYVSLQQEMLIVKQGETICAEVQLPLLEQVLIFGKSQVSTQAIRACLWRDIPIVYLSRMGFCYGRILPIERGYRQLCRYQQQLSPVEKLVTARAIVQAKLKNSRVLLRRQRKRLESQVLEQALQSLDYLVSQAAEADSWERLMGFEGSGAAQYFSAFGECLTNSEFVFTGRSRRPPGNPVNAMLSFGYQVLWNHILAMIEVQGLDPYYACLHQGSERHAALSSDLIEEFRAPIVDSLVLWLVNTKTVNTQDFEYRDGGCYLNDSGRRKYLKAFLQRMEEEVQTDFEEKQPKWDLLTQQIKAYKQFVYNPSHAYQPYLIR, encoded by the coding sequence ATGAGAACACTATATGTTTCCCAGCAGAATTGCTATGTTTCTTTACAGCAAGAAATGTTGATCGTCAAACAGGGAGAGACTATTTGTGCTGAAGTGCAGTTACCACTCTTGGAACAAGTTCTGATTTTTGGTAAGTCACAAGTCAGTACGCAAGCAATTCGTGCTTGTCTTTGGCGAGATATTCCTATTGTTTATCTTTCTCGCATGGGATTTTGTTACGGACGAATCTTACCTATTGAGCGGGGGTATCGGCAATTGTGTCGCTATCAACAGCAGCTGTCACCTGTGGAAAAGCTCGTTACCGCTAGGGCGATCGTACAAGCAAAATTAAAAAACAGTCGCGTGCTGTTACGACGACAGAGAAAGAGGCTTGAGTCGCAAGTGTTGGAACAAGCATTGCAAAGCCTGGATTATTTAGTTTCGCAAGCTGCAGAAGCTGATAGTTGGGAACGATTAATGGGGTTTGAAGGTTCGGGTGCGGCACAATATTTTTCTGCTTTTGGAGAATGTTTGACCAATTCAGAATTCGTCTTTACCGGACGCAGCCGCCGTCCACCAGGAAACCCCGTCAATGCCATGTTGAGTTTTGGTTATCAAGTGCTGTGGAATCACATACTAGCAATGATAGAAGTACAGGGACTCGATCCTTATTATGCTTGCCTGCACCAAGGATCGGAACGCCATGCTGCTCTTTCTTCGGATCTCATTGAGGAATTTCGCGCTCCTATTGTGGATTCCTTAGTTTTGTGGTTAGTTAATACTAAAACTGTAAATACACAAGATTTTGAATACCGCGATGGGGGTTGTTACTTAAACGATTCTGGACGGCGAAAGTATCTCAAGGCATTTTTACAGCGTATGGAGGAGGAAGTGCAAACAGACTTTGAGGAAAAACAACCCAAATGGGATTTGCTAACTCAACAAATCAAAGCTTACAAGCAGTTTGTTTACAATCCCAGTCATGCGTACCAGCCTTATTTAATTCGTTAG